One genomic segment of Danio aesculapii chromosome 15, fDanAes4.1, whole genome shotgun sequence includes these proteins:
- the LOC130241609 gene encoding zinc finger protein 239-like: MAFVKEESEDIKIEETFTVKHEEIEEAFRVKREDPEEQTDPIVQKEESEESTSSDQQVELEVHTSIHSGEKPYTCSQCGKGFTHNKSLVLHRRFHTGEKLFNCDYCGKSFTHQGHFITHIMIHTGEKPFVCEQCGKCFNKEGNLKVHMRIHTGEKPFVCKQCGKCFNKVANLKVHARIHTGEKPYSCHQCGKSFNERATLKHHLWVHSGEKPYTCSQCEKSFRRNRSLCSHRRTHIGEKPFICQQCGKCFSKNRALQVHLRIHTRENCYDCSQCGKSFRRHHSYCIHTRTHTGETPYTCQQCGKRCRTKGSLKVHMKIHDRE; encoded by the exons atggcgtttgtTAAAGAAGAGAGTGAAGACATCAAGATTGAAGAAACGTTCACAGTCAAACATGAAGAGATTGAAGAAGCTTTCAGAGTCAAACGTGAAGATCCTgaagaacaaacag ATCCGATTGTCCaaaaagaggagagtgaagagaGCACAAGTTCTGATCAGCAAGTAGAGCTTGAAGTTCACACAAGCATTCACAGCGGAGAGAAGCCGTACACCTGCTCTCAATGCGGGAAGGGTTTTACGCACAACAAATCTCTTGTTCTCCATAGAAGgtttcacaccggagagaagctgTTCAACTGTGATtattgtggaaagagtttcactcATCAAGGACACTTTATAACCCACATCAtgattcacactggggagaaacctTTTGTGTGTGAACAGTGTGGGAAATGTTTCAATAAAGAAGGAAACCTTAAagtgcacatgagaattcacaccggaGAAAAACCCTTTGTCTGCAAACAGTGTGGAAAATGCTTCAATAAAGTAGCAAACCTTAAAGTCCACgcgaggattcacactggagagaagccttacaGCTGTCACCAATGTGGGAAAAGTTTCAATGAAAGAGCAACCCTTAAACACCACCTATGGGTCCACAGTGGAGAGAAGCCTTACACTTGCTCTCAATGCGAAAAGAGTTTTCGACGCAATCGCTCTCTTTGTTCCCACAGAAGAACTCACATCGGAGAGAAGCCTTTCatctgccaacagtgtggaaaatgcTTCAGTAAAAACAGAGCCCTTCAAGTCCACCTGCGGATTCACACTAGAGAGAACTGTTACGATTGCTCACAATGCGGGAAGAGTTTTAGACGCCATCATTCTTATTGTATCCACACaagaactcacactggagagacgcCGTACACCTGCCAACAGTGCGGAAAACGTTGTCGTACCAAAGGAAGCTTAAAAGTCCACATGAAGATCCATGATAGAGAGTGA